From a region of the Gossypium raimondii isolate GPD5lz chromosome 10, ASM2569854v1, whole genome shotgun sequence genome:
- the LOC105775884 gene encoding B3 domain-containing protein LOC_Os12g40080, whose product MACRHFFKVVLEDTIRSGKLEIPRKFARDYGNRLSNPVFIKVPNGEIWELEFTKSGGKMWLQDGWQNFAEHYSVESGHFLVFRYEGHCHFHVIIFDRTATEIEYPDVNDNEETQKQEVKIKQESEDDEPISIMNEISHGLRQKPGLQCPRPHKTMKSETMLSGFSAGTGRGEMELTTASKVTSDEKFMVLQRVASAFQSTNPFFLVLMQPTYVSHNPKHSCILGIPREFSRLFLKQNGNVVLCDSNGKSWAAKYATSLGSNQRPYVRLCNGWGAFVRDKNLQVGDVCAFELINCKQISFKVSIFEGKKSGFHGSPPSTDGYFSAKRERGTSYTQPLKARETALEKALAFTSENPFLVVVLRPSYIRTHALCISNHFARKHFESALTSVDVNLCLSNGKSWPAKYHQRSIGNPNGKICHGWKAFVNDNNLQPGDVCVLEMTNHDTKISFKVIIFKAIADANSHPLEGVSQKPLGLTSQSLKAATEMTSTPPLFRSVVLPLHLKEKRASIPVGFVEQYLKPDMETVILKVEDRSWPVKIASNPQNRQARFTNGWIEFARENFLREGDICVYELDALNHGLLNVCISKSDD is encoded by the exons ATGGCTTGTCGCCATTTCTTTAAGGTAGTTCTTGAAGATACTATTCGGAGTGGCAAACTT GAAATTCCTCGCAAATTTGCAAGAGATTATGGGAATCGTCTGTCAAACCCGGTGTTCATTAAGGTCCCAAATGGGGAAATCTGGGAATTAGAATTCACAAAATCTGGTGGCAAAATGTGGCTGCAAGATGGCTGGCAAAACTTTGCGGAGCATTACTCAGTGGAGTCTGGACATTTCTTGGTTTTCAGATATGAAGGGCATTGCCATTTCCATGTCATCATATTTGATCGAACTGCAACAGAGATTGAATATCCTGACGTTAATGACAATGAGGAAACTCAGAAACAAGAGGTGAAAATTAAACAAGAATCTGAAGACGATGAACCCATAAGCATTATGAATGAAATCTCTCATGGATTAAGACAGAAACCAGGATTGCAATGTCCTCGGCCTCATAAGACGATGAAGTCCGAGACTATGCTTTCAGGATTTTCTGCTGGAACTGGAAGAGGAGAAATGGAATTAACGACTGCTTCCAAGGTGACATCTGACGAAAAATTCATGGTTTTACAAAGAGTTGCCAGTGCTTTCCAGTCCACAAATCCATTCTTTTTGGTTCTAATGCAACCAACCTATGTATCTCATAATCCCAAACATAGCTGTATCCTG GGAATACCAAGAGAGTTTTCCAGgttatttttgaaacaaaatgggAATGTAGTTCTGTGTGATTCTAATGGGAAAAGTTGGGCGGCTAAGTACGCAACATCTCTCGGAAGTAACCAACGACCATATGTGAGACTCTGCAATGGATGGGGTGCTTTCGTACGAGATAAAAACTTACAAGTCGGCGATGTTTGCGCCTTTGAGTTAATCAATTGCAAACAAATCTCATTCAAAGTTTCCATTTTTGAAGGTAAGAAGTCAGGTTTCCATGGATCACCACCTTCCACTGATGGTTACTTTTCTGCAAAAAGGGAAAGGGGAACCTCGTATACTCAGCCATTGAAGGCCCGTGAAACAGCTCTTGAAAAAGCACTGGCATTCACTTCTGAAAATCCTTTTCTTGTTGTTGTGTTACGACCATCATATATCCGAACGCATGCATTG TGTATATCAAACCATTTTGCCAGGAAACATTTTGAGAGTGCCCTCACCAGCGTTGATGTAAACCTTTGTCTTTCAAATGGGAAATCATGGCCGGCTAAGTATCATCAACGAAGCATTGGCAATCCAAATGGTAAAATCTGTCATGGTTGGAAGGCATTTGTGAATGACAATAATTTACAACCTGGTGATGTTTGTGTCTTAGAGATGACAAATCATGACACTAAAATCTCCTTCAAAGTAATCATTTTCAAGGCTATTGCAGATGCAAACTCCCACCCTTTAGAAG GAGTTAGTCAGAAACCTTTAGGCTTGACTTCACAGTCCCTTAAAGCTGCTACTGAAATGACCTCAACGCCTCCATTATTCAGAAGTGTTGTGCTGCCATTGCACCTAAAGGAAAAACGTGCG AGTATACCAGTCGGATTTGTGGAGCAATATTTAAAGCCAGATATGGAGACGGTGATACTCAAGGTTGAAGACAGATCGTGGCCTGTAAAGATAGCAAGCAACCCGCAGAATCGGCAAGCTAGATTTACCAACGGTTGGATCGAATTTGCAAGGGAAAACTTTCTGAGAGAAGGAGATATATGTGTGTATGAGCTAGATGCACTGAACCATGGCTTGCTAAACGTATGCATTTCCAAATCTGATGATTAA